One genomic segment of Kiritimatiella glycovorans includes these proteins:
- a CDS encoding undecaprenyl-diphosphate phosphatase: MTILQILVLALIQGITEFIPISSSGHLVLVRQMMHWSDEGGVLLDTVLHAGSLLAILVYFHHDWWSMLRALLRPARMTAEDRGHRKTLRMLILATLPVVLAGPYLYSRMADVRHGHIVGAVMLSCAFCFIFAEYWKRSRPPGIGWKTALAMGIAQIFALFPGASRSGLTTSTGVLCGKARTESARFAFMMAVPAILGAMVFQVFKLFDGSMDGLPLLPLLAGFAVCFLVSMACIHFLLRFFRRHTLSTFAVYLFAVGNLILALEIGF; this comes from the coding sequence GTGACCATCCTCCAGATTCTCGTGCTGGCGCTCATTCAGGGCATCACCGAATTCATCCCCATCAGCAGTTCCGGCCATCTCGTGCTGGTCCGCCAGATGATGCACTGGTCGGATGAGGGGGGCGTCCTGCTCGATACCGTGCTCCACGCAGGCAGCCTGCTGGCGATCCTGGTCTATTTCCACCACGACTGGTGGAGTATGCTGCGGGCGCTGCTGCGGCCTGCCCGCATGACGGCCGAGGACCGCGGGCACCGGAAGACGCTGAGGATGCTCATTCTCGCGACGCTTCCGGTGGTCCTGGCCGGACCCTATCTCTACTCGCGCATGGCCGATGTCCGCCACGGGCATATCGTGGGGGCGGTGATGCTGAGCTGCGCCTTCTGCTTTATTTTCGCGGAATACTGGAAGCGGTCGCGACCGCCCGGGATCGGGTGGAAAACGGCGCTGGCGATGGGGATCGCCCAGATCTTCGCCCTGTTCCCCGGCGCTTCGCGCTCGGGCCTTACGACCAGTACCGGCGTCTTATGCGGAAAGGCGCGCACCGAGTCGGCGCGGTTCGCCTTTATGATGGCGGTGCCCGCCATCCTCGGCGCAATGGTGTTCCAGGTGTTCAAGCTGTTCGACGGATCCATGGACGGTCTGCCGCTGCTCCCGCTCCTGGCCGGATTCGCGGTCTGCTTCCTCGTGTCCATGGCCTGCATCCACTTCCTGCTCCGGTTCTTTCGGAGACACACGCTTTCCACATTCGCCGTATACCTCTTCGCCGTCGGAAACCTGATCCTGGCTTTGGAAATCGGGTTCTGA
- a CDS encoding STAS domain-containing protein, translating to MDVQFEERDGVLIARPDGELAGQGAERFRTLFKERAGRSACTLGVVDLSGVPQLDSVGLGALISALRSMIQKGGDLKLCAVRPSARLIFDITRAQNIFDILPALDDALDALR from the coding sequence ATGGATGTCCAATTTGAAGAGCGTGACGGGGTACTCATCGCGCGCCCGGACGGCGAGCTGGCCGGCCAGGGGGCCGAACGATTCCGGACTCTCTTCAAAGAGCGCGCCGGGCGATCCGCCTGCACGCTCGGCGTCGTCGATCTGAGCGGCGTCCCGCAGCTCGACAGCGTGGGGCTCGGGGCCCTGATCTCCGCGCTGCGCTCCATGATCCAGAAAGGCGGCGATCTGAAATTGTGCGCGGTACGCCCGTCCGCCCGCCTCATCTTCGACATCACCCGCGCGCAGAATATCTTCGATATCCTCCCCGCGCTGGACGATGCCCTCGACGCACTGCGCTGA
- the pyrE gene encoding orotate phosphoribosyltransferase yields MEDQNEMTGPAWDRFRETGALLEGHFELRSGLHSDRFIQAAMLLQYPQHAAEVCRALAGKLREACPAMEPETVIAPALGGIAVGHEMGRELGTRFIFAEKEEGALAMRRFRIREGERFLVAEDVVTRGGRVRETIDIVRAHGGVVEAVAVLVDRSGGTIDFGVPMIALLECSPTTWNPSECPLCAKGDRPVHPGSR; encoded by the coding sequence ATGGAGGATCAGAATGAAATGACCGGTCCCGCCTGGGATCGGTTTCGTGAAACCGGTGCGTTGCTCGAGGGGCATTTCGAGCTTCGTTCGGGCCTGCACAGCGACCGTTTTATCCAGGCGGCCATGCTGCTCCAGTATCCTCAGCATGCCGCCGAGGTCTGCCGGGCGCTGGCCGGGAAGCTGCGGGAAGCATGCCCGGCGATGGAGCCCGAGACGGTCATCGCTCCCGCCCTCGGAGGGATCGCGGTGGGCCATGAAATGGGCCGTGAACTGGGCACCCGCTTCATCTTCGCCGAAAAAGAGGAGGGCGCTCTCGCCATGCGCCGGTTCAGGATTCGGGAGGGCGAGCGTTTTCTGGTGGCCGAGGACGTGGTGACCCGCGGCGGACGCGTCCGGGAGACGATCGATATCGTGCGCGCGCACGGCGGGGTCGTGGAAGCCGTGGCGGTGCTCGTGGATCGCAGCGGCGGTACGATCGATTTCGGGGTGCCGATGATTGCGCTGCTCGAGTGCAGCCCGACCACCTGGAACCCCTCGGAGTGTCCGCTCTGCGCGAAAGGGGACCGGCCCGTACACCCGGGCAGCCGCTGA
- a CDS encoding glycerate kinase, whose amino-acid sequence MNLVVAFDSFKGTMSAAEACAAAADELRARHPGWRVVEVPMADGGEGTAEALCVARGGAWKTCRVTGPRPDQSVEARWVWMAADRTAVIEMAEAAGLTLLQERERDPLVTTTFGVGELMAAAAAGGAERIELAVGGSATVDGGTGAAAALGYRFSGPDGRDLPPGGGSLERLATIVRPSSLTLPPVEVLCDVDNPLCGPEGAAAVYAPQKGASSEGVARLERGLGRLAEAVNTDGVCPRGLERAAGAGAAGGLAYGAAALLGARLVSGVDAVMRVARLEAHLRDADWVLTGEGRLDEQSARGKVVAGVSRKAREQGARVAAVAGAVSLPERHARELALEEIASLEEACGAETARRDPQKALRTAVRNLTFHAE is encoded by the coding sequence ATGAACCTCGTGGTCGCATTCGATTCGTTCAAAGGCACCATGAGTGCCGCCGAGGCCTGTGCCGCGGCGGCGGACGAGCTGCGGGCACGGCACCCGGGATGGCGGGTGGTCGAGGTCCCGATGGCGGACGGAGGCGAGGGTACGGCGGAGGCGCTGTGCGTCGCCCGCGGCGGCGCATGGAAGACGTGCCGGGTCACGGGCCCGCGGCCGGACCAAAGCGTGGAGGCCCGCTGGGTATGGATGGCCGCGGACCGTACGGCCGTGATCGAGATGGCGGAGGCGGCGGGCCTGACGCTGCTTCAGGAGCGGGAGCGGGATCCGCTCGTCACCACCACCTTCGGCGTAGGTGAACTGATGGCCGCCGCCGCGGCCGGGGGGGCGGAGCGTATCGAACTCGCCGTGGGCGGCAGCGCGACGGTGGACGGCGGTACGGGGGCGGCCGCGGCGCTGGGATACCGCTTCTCCGGGCCGGACGGACGCGATCTGCCGCCGGGCGGAGGCAGTCTCGAGCGGCTGGCGACGATCGTTCGCCCGTCTTCGCTCACGCTGCCGCCCGTCGAGGTCCTGTGCGATGTCGATAATCCGCTCTGCGGTCCGGAGGGCGCCGCCGCCGTGTACGCGCCCCAGAAGGGGGCTTCGTCGGAGGGCGTGGCGCGCCTGGAACGCGGATTGGGCCGTCTGGCCGAAGCGGTGAATACCGACGGTGTCTGTCCCCGCGGGCTGGAGCGGGCGGCCGGCGCCGGCGCGGCCGGCGGACTGGCCTACGGCGCGGCCGCGCTGCTCGGGGCGCGCCTGGTTTCCGGGGTGGATGCGGTGATGCGCGTGGCGCGACTCGAGGCACACTTGCGGGATGCGGACTGGGTGCTCACCGGCGAAGGACGGCTGGACGAGCAGTCCGCGCGCGGCAAGGTGGTCGCCGGCGTCAGCCGCAAAGCCCGGGAACAGGGGGCCCGGGTTGCGGCGGTGGCCGGCGCGGTCTCGCTGCCGGAGCGTCACGCCCGCGAACTCGCGCTGGAGGAAATCGCCTCTCTGGAGGAGGCCTGCGGCGCGGAGACGGCGCGCCGCGATCCGCAGAAGGCCCTCAGGACCGCCGTGCGGAACTTGACTTTCCACGCCGAATAA
- a CDS encoding site-2 protease family protein: protein MIKGSYRIATVAGIPIKVHLTLLLMLLLFLVWQGPLGLIIALGLFTSVALHELGHSRVALRKGCTVSEIMLLPIGGMAKMSNLPRDPADEFKIAIAGPLVSLGLSAAAFGLYLLSGSLGLELAAFVALSLAVLNLVLALFNLLPSFPMDGGRIFRAWLTPRKGRLEATRIASKIGRSLAVVFGIVGLFNGNLILVLIAVFIFQAAGAEYRLVRQQHHPLYGEGFGGPQRYGNPGVEETEISVGPPPYAQKRSPLDSWRARARALWRRITGSRS, encoded by the coding sequence ATGATCAAAGGCTCCTACAGGATAGCGACGGTCGCAGGCATACCGATCAAGGTGCACCTCACGCTGCTGCTGATGCTGCTGCTCTTTCTCGTGTGGCAGGGGCCGCTGGGGCTCATCATCGCCCTCGGACTGTTCACCAGTGTGGCGCTGCATGAACTGGGACACTCGCGGGTGGCACTCCGCAAGGGCTGCACCGTAAGCGAAATCATGCTCCTCCCGATCGGGGGGATGGCGAAGATGAGCAACCTGCCGCGCGACCCCGCGGACGAATTCAAAATCGCGATCGCGGGTCCGCTGGTCAGCTTGGGCCTGTCCGCCGCGGCCTTCGGCCTCTACCTGCTGTCCGGATCGCTGGGGCTTGAACTGGCTGCTTTCGTCGCGCTGTCGCTGGCCGTGCTGAACCTCGTGCTGGCGCTGTTCAACCTGCTGCCGTCTTTTCCGATGGACGGGGGACGCATTTTCCGGGCGTGGCTCACCCCGCGCAAGGGACGGCTGGAAGCCACGCGCATCGCTTCGAAAATAGGCCGCAGTCTGGCCGTCGTCTTCGGCATCGTCGGCCTTTTCAACGGCAATCTCATCCTGGTCCTGATCGCGGTCTTCATCTTCCAGGCGGCGGGTGCGGAATACCGGCTGGTGCGCCAGCAGCATCACCCGCTCTACGGGGAAGGATTCGGCGGGCCGCAACGCTACGGGAACCCCGGAGTGGAGGAAACGGAAATCAGCGTCGGCCCCCCGCCCTACGCTCAGAAGCGGTCCCCGCTCGATTCGTGGCGGGCGCGGGCTCGAGCCCTCTGGCGCCGGATCACGGGCTCACGCTCCTGA
- a CDS encoding asparagine synthase-related protein has translation MSGFAVGCGEPDRESIEQMMGRIAHRGPFLYGVRESGAVMAGQNYLHADAPQARDGAEVPCHDDGGRFVTWDGQIGNLPALAEEEGVRPGAFREERLLLHLYEHHGADMFKFLNDAIFTCVVCDNGRMLAARDLLGIKTLFYGRRDGTLYLASELKALCAITDDVNEFPPGHCMDESGALKPFASLPEPPQPVREETEAIIAKVRDIIQRSFDAHVDFSAPTASLLSGGMDSSVIACLATDALRRREGPGARLKTYAIGVGESGDIHNARVVAEHLNTDHEELLVTLEQVIEALPDVIYNLESFDPSLVRSAVANFLISGKAREAGYEVLLSGEGGDEIFCGYAYLKDRPLSELTEQQIQCLGYLHSNASLRLDRMNLGHSMRVVAPLISGELLDYALTLPPDVKLHEEEDGTKVEKWIFRKAYEPDLPDVITKRLKAEFSQGSGSAGVMPQYFEDRYSDEEFAAAQKQYSFVRSKEEWYYFKLFREYFGDGKAAQTVGQWPKL, from the coding sequence ATGAGTGGTTTCGCCGTCGGATGCGGAGAGCCCGATCGAGAGAGTATCGAACAGATGATGGGCAGGATCGCCCATCGCGGACCGTTTCTCTACGGCGTCCGCGAGAGCGGCGCCGTGATGGCGGGACAGAATTACCTGCACGCCGACGCCCCGCAGGCGCGCGACGGCGCTGAGGTTCCGTGTCACGATGACGGCGGACGGTTCGTGACCTGGGACGGTCAGATCGGCAATCTCCCTGCGCTCGCCGAGGAGGAGGGCGTCCGGCCGGGGGCGTTCCGCGAAGAGCGTCTGCTCCTTCACCTCTACGAACATCACGGCGCGGACATGTTCAAGTTTCTCAACGATGCCATCTTTACCTGCGTCGTCTGCGACAACGGCCGGATGCTGGCGGCCCGCGATCTGCTCGGCATCAAGACCCTGTTCTACGGGCGCAGGGACGGCACGCTCTATCTCGCGTCCGAACTCAAGGCGCTGTGCGCGATTACCGACGATGTCAACGAGTTCCCCCCCGGTCACTGCATGGACGAGAGCGGTGCGCTGAAACCGTTCGCCTCGCTGCCGGAACCCCCGCAGCCCGTCCGCGAGGAGACCGAAGCCATTATCGCCAAAGTGCGCGATATCATTCAGCGGAGCTTCGATGCCCACGTGGATTTCTCCGCGCCCACGGCCTCGCTGCTGAGCGGCGGAATGGACAGCAGCGTCATCGCCTGCCTCGCCACCGATGCGCTGCGGCGGCGCGAGGGGCCCGGAGCGCGCCTCAAGACCTACGCGATCGGCGTGGGCGAGAGCGGGGACATCCACAACGCCCGGGTGGTGGCCGAGCACCTGAACACCGATCACGAGGAGCTGCTCGTGACCCTGGAACAGGTCATCGAGGCTCTCCCGGACGTGATCTATAACCTCGAATCGTTCGACCCCTCGCTGGTGCGCAGCGCCGTCGCGAACTTCCTGATCTCGGGCAAGGCCCGGGAGGCGGGCTACGAGGTGCTGCTCTCCGGTGAGGGCGGCGACGAGATCTTCTGCGGCTATGCCTATCTGAAGGACCGCCCGCTCTCCGAACTTACGGAGCAGCAGATCCAGTGCCTCGGATATCTGCACAGCAACGCCTCGCTGCGCCTCGACCGGATGAACCTCGGGCATTCGATGCGCGTGGTGGCGCCGCTGATTTCGGGCGAGCTGCTCGACTACGCCCTGACCCTGCCGCCCGACGTCAAACTGCATGAAGAAGAGGACGGCACCAAAGTCGAAAAGTGGATCTTCCGCAAGGCGTACGAACCCGACCTTCCGGACGTGATCACGAAACGGCTCAAGGCCGAATTCTCGCAGGGATCGGGATCGGCGGGCGTCATGCCGCAGTACTTCGAGGACCGGTACAGCGACGAGGAATTCGCCGCGGCGCAGAAGCAGTACTCCTTTGTGCGCAGCAAGGAGGAGTGGTACTACTTCAAGCTCTTCCGCGAATACTTCGGCGACGGCAAGGCCGCGCAAACCGTGGGCCAGTGGCCGAAGCTGTAG
- a CDS encoding sulfatase-like hydrolase/transferase, whose protein sequence is MAHSRRTFITGAGGAAAWSAAGGGAAADRGASSPHLLLITADNISARELGCYGHPSHRTPHLDRLASEGVRFQTCWGSPSGMAARVELCTGRYPFRTGWYHEFMRPAAGERGYVVSQSNLTLARLLQHAGYDTFLAGQWLFPESPMQHGYRNRCVWAPGVRRLFGGEPSTVQGATPDAHLRGLPSWHRNPELRINGHRYAADEEHYGPDLFRSYLAHHTSRVASAPVFMHYAMTLGRRAELEPGGVVTWPPVPGTETEAGTLKDTVEHIDAGIGALMQNLVDSGLERDMIVVFTADNGSPFFGKGRIYGERGAAVPLIVWGPGRIPSLPPSPALVDHTDIFPTLAQLAGASIPGDYELDGKSFVPALRGEPGSIRTWIYAPWADRQLVRTRDWMLDGDDRLWRCRPDEGDGTCRRVSREMAPHAYLAAHRLRRIKTKLAVSSRHEASLQRWRRTTFQEDRRAARQVEAGRAAGWFIDGPGRLYATPEFLRIECRGPGVRLYSALREDLVPVSIRARIRCAADGEARWGWREAGDAGDAARTLAFPLRPDGIWRPYEAVLPHDAAPERIWLMPASGPGTIEIEWIAFYPRDDAGADPLQIWHFGSAISA, encoded by the coding sequence ATGGCACACAGCAGACGGACATTCATCACGGGGGCGGGCGGCGCGGCGGCGTGGAGCGCGGCGGGCGGCGGCGCCGCCGCGGATCGCGGGGCGTCCTCCCCGCACCTTCTGCTGATCACGGCGGACAACATATCGGCCCGCGAACTCGGATGCTACGGTCACCCATCGCACCGGACCCCCCATCTCGACCGGCTGGCCTCGGAGGGGGTCCGATTCCAAACGTGCTGGGGATCCCCCTCCGGCATGGCGGCGAGAGTGGAACTGTGCACCGGTCGCTACCCCTTTCGAACCGGCTGGTACCATGAATTCATGCGTCCGGCGGCGGGCGAACGCGGATATGTCGTTTCGCAGTCCAACCTCACCCTGGCGCGGCTGCTGCAGCATGCGGGCTATGACACCTTCCTCGCGGGTCAATGGCTGTTCCCGGAATCGCCGATGCAGCACGGATACCGGAACCGCTGTGTCTGGGCGCCCGGTGTCCGCCGGCTGTTCGGCGGCGAGCCGTCGACCGTGCAGGGAGCGACTCCGGACGCACACCTGCGCGGCCTCCCCTCCTGGCACCGGAACCCGGAGCTGCGGATCAACGGGCACAGGTACGCCGCGGATGAAGAGCACTACGGCCCCGACCTCTTCAGATCGTACCTGGCGCATCACACCTCGCGGGTCGCCTCCGCACCCGTCTTCATGCACTACGCGATGACCCTCGGCCGGCGGGCGGAACTCGAACCCGGAGGCGTGGTGACCTGGCCCCCCGTGCCGGGCACCGAGACGGAGGCCGGAACCCTGAAGGACACCGTGGAGCATATCGACGCGGGCATCGGCGCGCTCATGCAGAACCTCGTCGACTCGGGTCTCGAGCGCGACATGATCGTGGTATTCACGGCGGACAATGGAAGCCCGTTCTTCGGGAAAGGAAGAATCTACGGTGAGCGGGGCGCCGCCGTACCGCTGATCGTATGGGGACCGGGCCGTATTCCCTCGCTCCCTCCCAGCCCGGCCCTGGTGGATCACACCGATATCTTTCCGACGCTGGCACAACTGGCGGGGGCTTCCATTCCCGGGGATTACGAACTGGACGGAAAGAGTTTCGTCCCGGCGCTCCGCGGCGAACCCGGAAGCATCCGGACCTGGATTTACGCGCCCTGGGCCGACCGTCAACTGGTCCGCACCCGCGACTGGATGCTCGACGGCGACGACCGCCTCTGGCGCTGCCGACCGGACGAGGGCGACGGGACGTGTCGGCGCGTCTCCCGTGAAATGGCCCCTCACGCCTACCTGGCCGCCCACCGACTCCGCCGGATAAAAACAAAACTCGCCGTTTCCAGCCGGCATGAAGCGTCACTGCAACGCTGGCGGCGGACCACGTTTCAGGAAGACCGCCGGGCCGCGCGGCAAGTCGAAGCGGGTCGCGCCGCGGGGTGGTTCATCGACGGCCCCGGCCGGCTGTATGCGACGCCGGAATTTCTGCGCATCGAGTGCCGGGGACCCGGGGTACGGCTGTACAGCGCACTGCGTGAAGATCTCGTGCCGGTGAGCATTCGCGCCCGCATCCGCTGTGCCGCCGACGGCGAGGCCCGCTGGGGCTGGCGCGAAGCAGGGGACGCGGGAGATGCGGCCCGCACCCTCGCCTTTCCCCTGCGGCCGGACGGCATCTGGCGTCCCTATGAAGCGGTGCTGCCGCACGACGCCGCGCCCGAACGCATCTGGCTGATGCCCGCCTCCGGTCCCGGCACGATCGAGATCGAATGGATCGCTTTTTATCCGCGGGACGACGCCGGAGCCGATCCGCTTCAAATCTGGCATTTCGGCTCCGCGATCTCCGCGTAG
- the bioD gene encoding dethiobiotin synthase, translating into MLKTGQGGDDRHRPAGIFITGTDTGIGKTVLTAALLMELRARGLDAVPMKPVQTGAEPGPGGGLRAPDLEFALRAAGMDPDADTRARMAPQLFREPCSPHLAAELEGRTVDPEQILTAWNQLGAAHEFVLAEGAGGVLVPVDRERTMLDLMRAMGCPVLVAARPSLGTLNHSLLTLHELARAGLRVAGLVLIESTPERAPCVEEDNRRTLERLGGVPVYGPLPYCEGLGGSDDPGALLRERCGGTAAEIADAALLMTGG; encoded by the coding sequence GTGCTGAAAACAGGTCAGGGAGGGGACGACCGGCATCGTCCCGCCGGGATATTCATCACCGGCACCGATACGGGGATCGGCAAGACGGTCCTCACGGCGGCGCTGTTGATGGAGCTGCGCGCGCGGGGGCTGGACGCGGTGCCGATGAAGCCTGTGCAGACCGGGGCGGAGCCGGGGCCGGGCGGCGGGTTACGCGCGCCGGATCTCGAATTCGCGCTGCGCGCCGCCGGGATGGACCCGGACGCCGACACGCGCGCCCGGATGGCGCCGCAGCTCTTCCGGGAACCGTGTTCGCCGCACCTGGCCGCGGAACTCGAAGGGCGTACCGTCGATCCGGAGCAGATCCTCACGGCCTGGAACCAGCTTGGGGCCGCGCACGAATTTGTGCTCGCCGAAGGAGCCGGGGGCGTGCTCGTCCCGGTCGACCGCGAACGGACCATGCTCGATCTGATGCGCGCGATGGGCTGCCCCGTGCTGGTCGCCGCACGCCCGTCGCTCGGCACGCTCAATCATTCGCTGCTCACCCTGCACGAACTGGCCCGCGCCGGCCTGCGCGTCGCCGGACTCGTCCTGATCGAATCGACCCCCGAACGCGCCCCCTGCGTGGAGGAAGATAATCGCAGGACGCTTGAACGTCTGGGCGGCGTGCCGGTTTACGGCCCGCTCCCGTATTGTGAAGGCCTCGGCGGCTCGGACGATCCGGGGGCGTTGCTGCGTGAACGCTGCGGCGGCACCGCCGCGGAGATTGCGGACGCCGCGCTTCTGATGACCGGAGGTTGA